The Thalassophryne amazonica chromosome 8, fThaAma1.1, whole genome shotgun sequence genome includes a window with the following:
- the lrrc10 gene encoding leucine-rich repeat-containing protein 10 has product MSKMGNALRAIISFIPYECCQHFLVGDLEDMPLDRTLDLSSRQLRRVPVAACVFNELVKLYLSDNNLSSLPAELQRLRKLQLLALDFNCFEELPAAVCRLPQLSILYLGNNRLYRLPRELRQLKELSTLWLEANCFMVFPKVVCELSSLKTLHLGYNQIRTLPTELKRLEELRSIWLAGNHLAEFPPVLLEMHLLAVIDVDRNRINRFPCLSHMQGLKLVIYDHNPCFNAPAVGEGVRRVGRWADCPDEEPEDDGSKAVSETTEEMTEEHAEEEHNTEAQGTC; this is encoded by the coding sequence atgagcaagatggGAAACGCCTTGAGAGCCATCATTTCCTTCATTCCCTAtgagtgctgtcaacatttcttAGTGGGGGACCTGGAGGACATGCCGCTGGATCGGACCCTGGACCTCAGCAGCCGGCAGCTACGTCGGGTACCTGTTGCAGCTTGTGTCTTCAATGAGCTCGTCAAGCTCTACCTGAGCGACAACAATCTCAGCAGCTTACCGGCTGAGCTACAGAGACTGAGGAAGCTGCAGCTCCTGGCCCTGGACTTTAACTGTTTTGAGGAGCTGCCTGCAGCCGTGTGCAGGTTACCCCAGCTCAGCATCCTGTACCTGGGAAACAACAGACTGTACCGCCTCCCCAGGGAACTGAGGCAGCTGAAGGAGCTCAGCACTCTGTGGTTAGAGGCCAACTGCTTCATGGTTTTCCCGAAGGTGGTTTGTGAACTTTCCAGCCTCAAGACCCTGCACCTTGGTTACAACCAGATACGGACTTTGCCGACGGAACTCAAAAGGTTGGAAGAGCTACGAAGCATCTGGCTTGCTGGCAACCACCTGGCAGAATTCCCTCCGGTGTTGCTGGAAATGCACCTTCTAGCTGTCATCGATGTGGATCGCAACAGAATAAACCGCTTCCCTTGCTTGTCTCACATGCAGGGATTGAAACTCGTCATTTATGACCATAACCCATGCTTTAATGCCCCGGCGGTGGGGGAGGGAGTCCGAAGGGTGGGCCGATGGGCGGACTGCCCAGATGAAGAGCCAGAGGATGACGGGTCAAAAGCAGTGAGTGAAACTACAGAGGAGATGACGGAAGAACATGCTGAGGAGGAGCACAATACCGAGGCGCAGGGAACATGCTGA